From a single Paraburkholderia sp. D15 genomic region:
- a CDS encoding accessory factor UbiK family protein, translating into MKQPNDVFNDFQARVSELFKNSPAKDVERNVKAMLSQGFAKLELVTREEFETQTQVLVRTRARLEELERRVAELEQKLPVTTSTPSP; encoded by the coding sequence ATGAAACAACCGAACGATGTTTTCAACGACTTTCAGGCGCGCGTGAGCGAGCTGTTCAAGAACTCGCCGGCCAAGGATGTCGAACGCAACGTCAAGGCCATGCTGTCGCAGGGTTTCGCGAAGCTCGAGCTGGTCACGCGCGAGGAATTCGAAACGCAGACCCAGGTGCTGGTGCGTACCCGCGCACGCCTGGAAGAGTTGGAGCGCCGCGTCGCCGAACTCGAACAGAAGCTGCCGGTGACAACCTCGACGCCGTCGCCGTAA
- a CDS encoding ammonium transporter — MRKLLMSLLMAGSLLAGGIGAALADDASAPAAASAAASDTTASAPAPDASAAPAAAAASAPAADASAAPAASAPAAASAASDAAPAAPTAPFSVDSSKINSGDTAWMLTSTALVLFMTIPGLALFYGGMVRKKNVLSVLMQSFAITCVVTIIWTVVGYSLAFTPGGSFIGGFSRVFMAGMNYIKGDKATTLTVSHLAPTIPETVYFVYQMTFAIITPALITGAFADRMKFSAMLVFMSLWSIIVYSPIAHMVWEPTGWLASAGILDFAGGTVVHINAGIAGLVCCLVLGKRVGYGKEAMAPHNLTLTLIGGAMLWVGWFGFNAGSAVAADGRAGFAMFATQVATAAAALAWMFAEWATKGKPSVLGIVSGAVAGLVAITPASGFVGTLGSLVIGIVAGVVCFWSATWLKHKLGYDDSLDAFGVHCIGGIVGALLTGVFAVKDIGGADGSVILQAKGVLTTLIYSGVVSFILLKVIDMVMGIRVTEEQEREGLDVSLHGEHVE; from the coding sequence ATGCGCAAACTATTGATGTCCTTGCTGATGGCCGGTTCGCTGCTCGCGGGCGGTATCGGCGCCGCCCTCGCGGACGACGCTTCCGCCCCCGCGGCCGCTTCGGCCGCAGCTTCCGATACGACGGCGAGCGCGCCGGCGCCGGACGCATCGGCAGCGCCCGCCGCGGCAGCCGCTTCGGCGCCGGCCGCGGATGCCTCCGCCGCGCCGGCCGCCAGCGCCCCCGCTGCCGCCTCGGCGGCGTCGGATGCTGCACCCGCCGCACCGACCGCGCCGTTCTCGGTCGATTCGTCGAAGATCAATTCGGGCGATACCGCCTGGATGCTGACCTCCACCGCGCTCGTGCTGTTCATGACGATCCCGGGTCTGGCGCTGTTCTACGGCGGCATGGTCCGCAAGAAGAACGTGCTGTCGGTGCTGATGCAAAGCTTCGCGATCACCTGCGTGGTGACGATCATCTGGACCGTGGTGGGCTACAGCCTGGCCTTCACGCCGGGCGGCTCGTTCATCGGCGGCTTCTCGCGCGTCTTCATGGCGGGCATGAACTACATCAAGGGCGACAAGGCCACGACGCTGACCGTCAGCCACCTCGCGCCGACCATCCCGGAAACGGTCTACTTCGTCTATCAGATGACGTTCGCGATCATCACGCCGGCGCTGATCACCGGTGCGTTCGCCGACCGGATGAAGTTCTCCGCGATGCTGGTGTTCATGTCGCTGTGGTCGATCATCGTCTACTCGCCGATCGCGCACATGGTCTGGGAACCGACCGGCTGGCTGGCTAGCGCGGGCATCCTCGACTTCGCGGGCGGCACGGTGGTGCACATCAACGCCGGTATCGCCGGTCTGGTCTGCTGCCTGGTGCTCGGCAAGCGCGTCGGCTACGGCAAGGAAGCGATGGCCCCGCACAACCTGACGCTCACGCTGATCGGTGGCGCGATGCTGTGGGTGGGCTGGTTCGGCTTCAACGCGGGTTCGGCGGTGGCGGCTGACGGCCGTGCCGGTTTCGCGATGTTCGCGACGCAGGTAGCGACGGCAGCGGCCGCGCTGGCCTGGATGTTCGCCGAATGGGCAACCAAGGGTAAGCCGTCGGTGCTCGGTATCGTGTCGGGCGCGGTGGCAGGTCTGGTGGCGATCACGCCGGCGTCGGGCTTCGTCGGTACGCTCGGCTCGCTGGTGATCGGTATCGTCGCGGGCGTGGTGTGCTTCTGGTCGGCCACATGGCTCAAGCACAAGCTCGGCTACGACGATTCGCTCGACGCGTTCGGCGTGCACTGCATCGGCGGGATCGTGGGTGCGCTGCTGACCGGCGTGTTCGCGGTCAAGGACATCGGCGGCGCGGACGGCAGCGTGATCCTGCAAGCCAAGGGCGTGCTGACCACCCTGATCTACAGCGGCGTGGTGAGCTTCATCCTGCTGAAGGTCATCGACATGGTGATGGGCATCCGCGTGACGGAAGAACAGGAACGCGAAGGTCTGGACGTGAGCCTGCACGGCGAACACGTCGAATAA
- a CDS encoding YifB family Mg chelatase-like AAA ATPase has protein sequence MSLAVVRSRAPASGRAPEVTVEVHLANGLPSFSIVGLPDLEVRESRERVRAALQNCDFDFPVRRITVNLAPADLPKESGRFDLPIALGILAASGQIPVESLLHREFAGELSLTGALRPMRGAFAMACGTARGSNGASPTPQLYLPAASAAEAALVPGVDVYGAADLPSLCAHLAGEPDARLAPVAAPTLAEHAPAAILDMGDVIGQRAARRALEVAAAGGHHVLLVGPPGAGKSMLAARLPGLLPPMTDDEALSSAALLSASRTGFTPSQWRQRPFRAPHHSSSAAALVGGRNPPQPGEITLAHLGVLFLDEFPEFDRHVLETLREPLEAGRITISRAALQADFPAACQLIAAMNPCPCGWRGDPGGRCRCTPEIAARYLRKLSGPLLDRIDIQIEIPALTPAELSARSSTPGENSAAIAHRVADARARQLQRQGKTNRELTGREVDDVCRPDAAGEILLREAGERFRWSARAYYRVLKVARSIADLAGAVMPSAAQIGEAIQYRRVFAAL, from the coding sequence ATGTCGCTTGCCGTGGTGCGCAGTCGCGCGCCGGCCTCTGGCCGCGCGCCCGAAGTAACCGTCGAGGTTCACCTCGCGAACGGATTACCCTCTTTTTCGATCGTCGGCCTGCCGGATCTGGAAGTGCGCGAAAGCCGCGAGCGCGTGCGCGCGGCGCTGCAAAACTGCGACTTCGATTTTCCCGTGCGGCGGATCACCGTCAATCTGGCGCCCGCCGACCTGCCGAAGGAATCGGGGCGTTTCGATCTGCCCATCGCGCTGGGCATTCTCGCGGCAAGCGGCCAGATTCCCGTTGAGTCGCTGCTGCATCGCGAGTTTGCCGGCGAGCTGTCGCTGACCGGTGCATTGCGGCCAATGCGCGGCGCGTTCGCGATGGCATGCGGAACGGCACGCGGATCGAACGGCGCGTCGCCGACGCCTCAACTTTATCTGCCAGCCGCCAGCGCGGCGGAAGCGGCGCTCGTCCCCGGCGTGGATGTGTACGGCGCCGCCGATCTGCCGTCGCTCTGCGCTCATCTGGCGGGCGAACCGGATGCGAGGCTCGCGCCGGTCGCCGCGCCCACGCTCGCCGAACACGCGCCCGCCGCGATCCTCGACATGGGCGACGTGATCGGCCAGCGCGCCGCGCGGCGGGCGCTGGAAGTCGCCGCGGCCGGCGGCCATCACGTGTTGCTGGTCGGCCCGCCCGGCGCGGGCAAGTCCATGCTCGCCGCGCGCCTGCCAGGCCTGCTGCCGCCCATGACCGACGACGAAGCGCTCAGCTCCGCCGCCCTGCTATCGGCCAGCCGGACGGGGTTCACGCCGTCGCAATGGCGGCAGCGGCCGTTTCGCGCGCCGCATCATTCGTCCAGCGCGGCGGCGCTGGTCGGCGGGCGCAATCCGCCGCAACCGGGCGAGATCACGCTCGCGCACCTCGGCGTGCTATTTCTCGACGAATTCCCCGAGTTCGACCGTCATGTGCTGGAAACGCTGCGCGAACCGCTGGAAGCCGGCCGCATCACGATCTCGCGCGCCGCGTTGCAGGCGGATTTTCCTGCCGCATGCCAATTGATCGCCGCGATGAATCCTTGTCCGTGCGGCTGGCGCGGCGACCCCGGCGGGCGCTGCCGCTGCACGCCGGAGATCGCGGCGCGCTATCTGCGCAAGCTGTCGGGGCCGCTCCTTGACCGCATCGACATTCAAATAGAGATTCCGGCGCTGACGCCGGCGGAGTTGTCGGCCCGCTCGTCGACGCCGGGCGAAAACAGCGCGGCGATCGCTCATCGGGTGGCCGACGCGCGAGCGCGGCAGCTGCAGCGACAGGGCAAAACCAATCGCGAGCTCACGGGGCGCGAAGTGGATGATGTCTGCCGCCCGGACGCCGCCGGCGAAATCCTGCTGCGCGAGGCCGGCGAGCGCTTCCGCTGGTCGGCGCGCGCTTACTACCGCGTGCTGAAGGTCGCCCGCAGTATCGCGGACCTCGCCGGCGCGGTCATGCCGAGTGCCGCGCAGATCGGCGAGGCGATCCAGTACCGGCGCGTTTTCGCTGCCCTATAA
- a CDS encoding P-II family nitrogen regulator, with the protein MKLITAIIKPFKLDEAREALSAIGVSGITVTEVKGFGRQKGHTELYRGAEYVVDFLPKVKIEAAVSDDIVDQAIEALERAARTGKIGDGKIFVTPIEQVIRIRTGETGADAL; encoded by the coding sequence ATGAAACTCATTACCGCAATCATCAAGCCGTTCAAGCTCGATGAGGCGCGCGAAGCCTTGTCGGCCATCGGCGTCTCGGGCATCACGGTGACCGAGGTCAAGGGCTTCGGCCGCCAGAAGGGCCACACGGAGCTGTATCGCGGCGCCGAATACGTGGTCGATTTCCTGCCGAAGGTGAAGATCGAGGCCGCGGTCTCGGACGACATCGTCGATCAGGCGATCGAAGCGCTCGAACGCGCGGCGCGCACCGGCAAGATCGGCGACGGCAAGATCTTCGTCACGCCGATCGAACAAGTGATTCGTATCCGCACCGGGGAGACCGGCGCGGACGCTCTGTAA